The following coding sequences lie in one Paramisgurnus dabryanus chromosome 16, PD_genome_1.1, whole genome shotgun sequence genomic window:
- the LOC135760510 gene encoding evC complex member EVC isoform X1, whose product MSGMPFNASSDACLSDVLIELTEPLRVLSAPVTGTAASGVCLALVVAALVYMCYRKRLKGVQRRQEVCEQDGQSQRSQPAKRVDPQLTVNTDVAAFALKARVVYPINQRYRPLADGASNPSLHEKCPGPPNRDSASSSGDDWLSQERDNDESIQFLMCSSASKAHTSHLYKRVQYYPQTLGQSRTSLLCLTLQELQLYTTQLQQEKYRIFLWILGVLLGDREHADIINAQQQQEVEMLKKEMPEDMQVESDTHMSSVEEVEKTGRHKLSHSLHMALSFAKQLERLCQNLHSKFSSDDAQEVMHMLTKCLHLVETVLTEIQASVLKTLMDRFEWWDEVSDWLREKTALLKREAELVVKLTGQSVEPLRSDEHLEKPMNEFKMSVTEELQQWIDEIRRLTDELSRKHCDKVCMRRKMMMKAQSSDWPQSDTCADVHQMLQVLMDLQVTRWNQWRDFELQQDARITDTLCERWRSLCGKCTGRLTDLSTEFFESNIPAGCAPSTDFCQSVLKSINLSVTNQMHREERHTHTHLQKLREQLQRCRQVWTEEEALALCCLNHFGEEQRKIVMTMVSRNSHVNESCARIEDQHHLLILEFQRILAARYFYLRTVREMQLTQLKIDSDAQNSDTSPGEAAAIGQNLRHEQLSELETAAEMLQDHAHFLFGHALAQTVRLKMSRVSAGDAVWTDRCVKEGLIDALCESVYVTRDSVLSLIREYYTRIQHIAMTTLQQLRPSPSTTNRRTCTKALQTELKRWAGKPNSTELLHRIAELKKKCLIEFEKEQHHSPVQTHTYRRELMDEEEAFIRRLAALARVSLDNISKDYMTGPEVEQSHSLHH is encoded by the exons ATGTCTGGGATGCCCTTTAACGCTTCATCTGATGCGTGCTTGAGCGATGTCTTGATTGAGCTGACAGAGCCTCTGCGCGTGCTGTCGGCTCCGGTAACGGGCACCGCGGCGTCGGGTGTTTGTCTCGCGCTGGTCGTGGCTGCACTCGTTTACATGTGTTACCGGAAGAGG TTGAAGGGAGTACAGAGACGTCAGGAGGTGTGTGAGCAGGACGGCCAGAGCCAGAGATCACAACCAGCTAAAAGA GTTGACCCTCAGCTGACAGTAAACACTGATGTCGCTGCATTTGCTCTGAAGGCACGGGTCGTCTACCCCATTAACCAGCGATACAGA CCATTAGCAGATGGGGCGTCTAACCCCTCCCTGCATGAGAAGTGCCCAGGACCGCCCAACAGGGACTCTGCATCGTCATCGGGTGATGATTGGCTGAGCCAGGAGAGGGACAATGATGAAAGCATTCAGTTTTTGATGTGCAGCTCCGCCTCTAAAGCACACACCAGCCACCTGTACAAGAGAGTCCAGTATTACCCACAAACACTTGGTCAATCACG gaCCAGTTTGCTGTGTTTGACTTTACAGGAACTGCAGCTTTACACCACACAACTACAGCAGGAGAAATACAGG ATTTTCCTGTGGATTTTAGGAGTTTTGTTGGGTGACAGAGAGCATGCTGACATCATCAATGCTCAACAGCAGCAG GAAGTAGAGATGCTGAAGAAAGAGATGCCCGAGGATATGCAAGTGGAGTCTGATACACACATGTCCTCTGTAGAGGAAGTGGAGAAAACAGGAAGACACAAACTCTCTCACTCCCTGCATATG GCCCTGAGTTTTGCAAAGCAGTTGGAGCGTCTCTGTCAGAACCTTCACAGCAAGTTTAGCAGTGATGATGCACAGGAAGTGATGCATATGTTAACGAAATGCCTGCATTTGGTGGAGACCGTTCTTACTGAGATCCAGGCGTCTGTTCTGAAG ACGCTGATGGACAGGTTTGAGTGGTGGGACGAAGTGTCCGACTGGCTGAGAGAGAAGACTGCACTCCTAAAACGGGAGGCGGAGCTTGTGGTTAAGCTCACGGGCCAATCAGTGGAGCCGCTGAGATCTGATGAACATTTGGAGAAACCGATGAATGAATTTAAGATGTCGGTTACCGAGGAACTCCAGCAGTGGATTGATG aGATCAGGCGTCTGACTGATGAACTCTCACGTAAACACTGTGATAAGGTGTGTATGAggaggaagatgatgatgaaGGCTCAGAGCTCGGACTGGCCGCAGTCAGACACGTGCGCAGATGTTCATCAGATGCTGCAG GTGTTGATGGATCTGCAGGTGACTCGCTGGAATCAATGGAGAGACTTTGAGCTTCAACAGGATGCAAGAATTACTGACACTTTGTGTGAACGCTGGAGA AGTTTGTGTGGTAAATGTACCGGACGCTTGACTGATCTGAGCACAGAGTTTTTTGAAAGCAACATTCCTGCTGGCTGCGCCCCATCAACAGACTTCTGCCAATCAGTGCTGAAGAGCATAAATCTCTCAGTGACCAATCAGATGCATCGAGAGGAGagacacacccacacacacctGCAGAAGCTACGAGAGCAGCTGCAGCGATGCAGACAG GTGTGGACTGAGGAAGAAGCTTTGGCTTTGTGCTGCCTGAATCACTTTGGAGAAGAGCAGCGTAAGATTGTGATGACGATGGTGTCCAGGAATTCACACGTGAATGAGAG TTGTGCTCGGATCGAGGACCAGCACCATCTTTTGATTCTGGAGTTTCAGAGGATTTTGGCAGCGAGATATTTTTACCTGCGAACAGTGAGAGAGATGCAGCTGACCCAGCTTAAAATAGACTCTGATGCACAG AATTCTGACACATCTCCTGGCGAGGCAGCTGCGATTGGTCAGAACCTTCGTCACGAGCAGCTGTCAGAGCTAGAGACTGCGGCTGAGATGCTGCAAGACCACGCCCACTTTCTGTTTGGCCACGCCCTCGCCCAGACTGTGAGGCTGAAGATGAGCCGTGTGTCCGCGGGAGATGCGGTGTGGACGGACAGATGTGTGAAG GAAGGGCTTATTGACGCACTCTGTGAAAGTGTCTATGTGACGCGGGATTCTGTTCTCTCTCTCATCCGTGAATATTACACTCGGATCCAGCACATCGCCATGACAACGCTGCAGCAGCTACGACCCTCACCCAGTACAACCA ACAGGAGGACCTGTACTAAAGCTTTACAGACAGAACTCAAAAGATGGGCTGGAAAACCCAACTCTACTGAATTACTTCACAG GATTGCTGAGCTAAAGAAAAAGTGTCTGATTGAGTTTGAAAAGGAGCAGCATCACAGTCCGGTGCAAACACACACCTACAGACGAGAACTCATG gaTGAAGAGGAGGCCTTTATACGTCGACTGGCAGCTCTGGCACGTGTGTCTCTTGACAACATAAGTAAAGATTATATGACAG GACCTGAAGTGGAACAATCACATTCACTTCATCATTAA
- the LOC135760503 gene encoding limbin, whose product MCRFMIVSALLFVAQTEDATCARSRARLHIRSTPKDKDEDFRKIQCKKATGIGSSSVAPAGPWRDTALRQRATRHASSLDAVKPAFGLTFHKCAQVETGGNFPQVKVMLAITNPVEGNDLSQLCIRDAVSDVTLLQTNGSLQERGYQTFTTDLLPAGSEYVVLYRLSVKGNRNRVLILPAFLTFSNATQNDIYLFGPLVANFTLRINATQQDNVILFLSFIISFLLTGLLLAVIVCGVNVILRRRLRKSNQCRRSLNEEAGPYEEICDITESANQEAAFEDKFVDILMLEDPQNMIYAIDSLNISTRLRCMIGLEHLRVQLYEGLLVVLLRGVRAAGLLSVQAERRVLGVVHGQIVGMEGKVQEEHVARMEALAAQCNLETQKEMESQQHTHASERSHAERLFQQIQQQDTADVRALLEKLHQEEQRCLQKRLLTKHEHASAHAQRQQALGRRFELHKIFGEELQEATITGELQETTANKLLLQYYSCQDSLEEGFDVLLANQRMLLAERHAQRYLIVRSFQHLQAVMNDAFNSIKDRRAVLDREFSDVHLEVSRVKQELENRVGRECRAIRCDIIKRRRQVLSEMLCGHKRQLQALYGDSDITVNQYLQNWTKLLLNQSTELSDLINHLDKQTADSILKLTLRFLQDSSAQLQPAAARFFPQADVLQENLQSLSEADACRLQSTRSCIQRIQLQELQEQRNIRDAFREYCSWVSASQRSLSHEHWLIFQLKCVKAACCLDHCLVVPQAEPAVTLAAPAVTSAASEMQTRSQCSSELIELKRLQKLMEERMTLLQHTETLDETLQKEWDESCVYQKQQLHVCQERVTAFVAALQWEHAEKLAKVTETHTALVKLHTIIMQELDHSTEITRTIQTHCLALEEAELHLQTEEIAWEKSLEGRGSDDDDDEEYAFAVDSDSRMVDLLNEVLYKRQLLTQRLTDRVLRKNQTVEYQRDQIQLKRLNTYCQQDLDLTAVLVSQALITVPDLHEVMCLLLPTVPEGELLSLIDALEPKAGGDSGACTSLADRLRLDVLSRNLSHPSHHRDRERDRFLKKRQKLCIKLFSAAGCSQEVSEVQKRHKKVQEFPQTPSLTLWSELQEPAVMMDANQGVWLNQSPPHEDGQVSTERLFVFRCTPPACHEDTPMSRTSRKKRNYLNFRKNSVAPQQQT is encoded by the exons ATGTGTCGGTTTATGATTGTAAGCGCACTCCTTTTTGTCGCGCAAACTGAAGATGCGACTTGTGCGCGTTCGCGCGCGCGCCTGCACATCAGATCAACACCTAAAGACAAGGACGAAGATTTTAGGAAAATCCAATGCAAAAAAG CAACGGGTATTGGCTCATCATCTGTGGCTCCTGCGGGCCCCTGGAGGGACACTGCTTTGAGGCAAAGAGCCACGCGACATGCTTCATCTCTG GATGCAGTGAAGCCAGCATTTGGCCTCACCTTTCACAAGTGTGCTCAG GTGGAAACAGGAGGTAATTTTCCACAGGTGAAAGTGATGTTAGCGATCACCAACCCTGTAGAGGGAAATGACCTATCACAGCTGTGTATCCGTGACGCTGTCTCTGATGTCACACTCCTGCAGACCAATGGGAGTCTACAGGAGAGAGGATACCAGACCTTCACTACAGACTTACTGCCCG ctGGCTCTGAGTATGTGGTTCTGTACAGACTGAGTGTTAAAGGAAACAGAAACCGGGTTCTGATCCTTCCAGCATTTCTGACCTTCTCCAATGCAACTCAG AATGACATTTATCTGTTTGGACCTTTGGTGGCTAATTTCACTCTGAGGATAAATGCTACTCAAcag gACAATGTTATTCTCTTTCTGAGTTTCATAATTTCGTTTCTTCTGACGGGTCTGCTGCTGGCAGTCATCGTTTGCGGTGTGAACGTCATCCTGAGGAGACGACTGCGCAAATCCAATCAATGCAGA AGGAGCTTAAATGAAGAGGCGGGGCCATACGAGGAGATATGTGACATCACTGAGTCAGCCAATCAGGAAGCAGCCTTTGAGGATAAGTTTGTGGATATTCTGATGTTGGAGGACCCACAAAACATGATTTATGCGATTGACAG TTTGAACATTTCAACTCGCCTGCGTTGTATGATCGGGCTGGAACACTTAAGGGTGCAGCTTTATGAAGGTTTGTTGGTTGTGCTGCTGCGTGGTGTTCGGGCAGCGGGGCTTCTTAGTGTCCAGGCGGAGCGTCGTGTTTTAGGAGTTGTGCACGGGCAGATTGTAGGCATGGAGGGAAAAGTGCAGGAGGAACACGTTGCTCGTATGGAGGCGCTTGCTGCTCAGTGTAATCTGGAGACACAAAAGGAAATGGAATCTCAACAACACACGCACGCATCAGAAAGATCACACGCAGAACGACTGTTTCAACAAATACAGCAACAG GACACAGCGGACGTCCGCGCCCTGTTGGAGAAGCTTCATCAGGAAGAGCAGCGCTGTCTGCAGAAGCGACTGCTGACCAAGCACGAACATGCGTCTGCGCACGCGCAGAGACAGCAGGCGCTGGGGCGTAGATTTGAACTGCACAAGATATTCGGCGAGGAGCTGCAGGAGGCGACAATAACAGGAGAGCTGCAGGAAACCACGGCTAACAAACTCCTGCTGCAGTACTACAGCTGTCAG GACAGTCTGGAGGAGGGGTTTGATGTCCTTCTAGCCAATCAGAGAATGTTGCTGGCAGAGCGCCACGCACAGCGTTATTTAATCGTGCGAAGTTTCCAGCATCTTCAAGCTGTGATGAATGACGCCTTCAACAGCATCAAAGACCGCAGAGCCGTATTAGATAG ggagTTTTCTGATGTTCATCTGGAGGTTTCACGTGTAAAACAGGAACTAGAAAACAGAGTGGGTCGCGAGTGCAGAGCCATCCGCTGTGACATCATCAAGCGGAGACGGCAGGTCCTGTCAGagatg TTGTGTGGACACAAGCGTCAGCTGCAGGCATTGTATGGAGACTCTGACATCACAGTGAATCAGTACCTGCAAAACTGGACCAAACTGCTGCTGAATCAAAGCACTGAACTATCAGATCTCATTAACCACCTGGAcaaacagactgcagacagtaTACTCAAG TTGACTCTTCGTTTTCTGCAAGATTCATCTGCGCAGCTGCAACCGGCTGCTGCACGCTTCTTCCCACAGGCAGACGTTCTTCAAGAGAATCTGCAGAGTTTGAGTGAAGCTGATGCCTGCAGACTTCAGTCCACTCGCAGCTGCATTCAGCGCATCCAACTGCAGGAGCTGCAGGAGCAGAGAAACATCAGAGATGCCTTCAGAGAATACTGCAG TTGGGTGTCTGCGTCTCAGCGGTCTCTCTCCCATGAGCACTGGCTGATTTTTCAGCTGAAGTGTGTGAAGGCTGCATGCTGTCTGGATCATTGTCTCGTGGTGCCACAAGCTGAACCTGCTGTGACCCTCGCTGCACCTGCTGTGACATCAGCTGCCTCAGAAATGCAG ACGAGGTCTCAGTGCAGCTCAGAGCTTATTGAACTGAAGCGTCTGCAGAAGCTGATGGAGGAGAGAATGACGCTGCTGCAGCACACAGAGACTCTGGACGAAACACTGCAGAAG GAGTGGGATGAATCATGTGTGTATCAGAAGCAGCAGCTGCATGTGTGTCAGGAGCGTGTGACTGCATTTGTGGCTGCGCTGCAGTGGGAACATGCAGAGAAACTGGCTAAGGTCACAGAGACGCACACAGCCCTGGTCAAACTACATACAATCATCATGCAAGAGCTGGACCACTCCACTGAGATCACACGCACCATACAAACACACTGCCTG GCTTTAGAGGAGGCGGAGCTTCATCTTCAAACAGAGGAGATTGCATGGGAGAAGTCTTTGGAGGGACGGGGCtccgatgatgatgatgatgaagagtATGCATTTGCAGTAGACAGTGACAGTAGAATGGTCGATCTCCTAAACGAGGTGCTCTACAAGCGGCAGCTCCTCACACAGCGATTGACTGACAG GGTGTTGAGGAAAAATCAGACTGTAGAGTATCAGAGAGATCAAATCCAGCTGAAGAGACTTAACACATACTGCCAACAG GATCTGGATTTGACAGCAGTGTTGGTCAGTCAGGCTCTGATTACTGTTCCTGATCTCCATGAGGTCATGTGTCTCCTGCTGCCTACAGTACCTGAAGGAGAACTACTTTCACTAATAGATGCATTGGAACCCAAAGCAGG GGGCGATTCAGGAGCCTGCACTTCTCTGGCAGACAGACTGAGACTTGATGTGCTGAGCAGAAATTTGTCTCACCCTTCTCAtcacagagacagagagagagacag GTTCTTAAAGAAGCGTCAGAAGCTTTGTATCAAGCTTTTCTCTGCTGCTGGTTGCTCTCAAGAGGTTTCTGAGGTCCAGAAAAGACACAAAAAGGTCCAGGAGTTTCCTCAGACTCCATCTTTAACCCTGTGGTCCGAACTGCAGGAGCCAGCTGTGATGATGGATGCAAATCAGGGGGTGTGGCTAAACCAAAGTCCACCCCATGAGGATGGTCAAGTCTCCACAGAGCGACTGTTTGTTTTTCGTTGCACTCCACCTGCGTGTCACGAGGACACGCCAATGTCTCGCACAAGCAGAAAGAAACGAAACTATTTAAACTTTAGGAAGAACAGCGTCGCTCCACAACAACAAACATGA
- the cytl1 gene encoding cytokine-like protein 1, with protein MRLVSFAFICLSLVWVTSCAPPTCYSRVLGLSKEITEILEKVHKSDRTKTCAEILPKMILDVHNSCITTKLRDFLYVAENLPMECGERPRIRYLKRRVQALIAIIGRVCYRDLVYFTDDCQGLETGYSNPRNTEYRLQLLEDDN; from the exons ATGAGACTCGTTTCTTTCGCCTTTATTTGTCtcagtttggtttgggtcacgAGCTGCGCGCCTCCGACTTGTTACTCGCGCGTTCTAGGGCTCAGCAAAGAGATCACAGAGATTTTGGAAAAGGTTCATAAATCTGATCGCACA AAAACATGCGCTGAAATTTTGCCAAAGATGATTCTAGACGTGCAC AACTCCTGCATCACGACAAAACTGCGTGACTTTCTGTATGTGGCTGAGAATTTACCCATGGAATGCGGAGAGAGGCCGCGTATACGATATCTGAAGCGGAGGGTTCAAGCGCTCATTGCCATCATAGGTCGTGTGTGTTATCGG GATCTGGTGTATTTTACGGATGACTGTCAAGGTCTGGAGACAGGGTACAGCAACCCTCGAAACACAGAATATCGACTGCAACTCTTGGAAGA
- the LOC135760510 gene encoding evC complex member EVC isoform X2, whose translation MSGMPFNASSDACLSDVLIELTEPLRVLSAPVTGTAASGVCLALVVAALVYMCYRKRLKGVQRRQEVCEQDGQSQRSQPAKRVDPQLTVNTDVAAFALKARVVYPINQRYRPLADGASNPSLHEKCPGPPNRDSASSSGDDWLSQERDNDESIQFLMCSSASKAHTSHLYKRVQYYPQTLGQSRTSLLCLTLQELQLYTTQLQQEKYRIFLWILGVLLGDREHADIINAQQQQEVEMLKKEMPEDMQVESDTHMSSVEEVEKTGRHKLSHSLHMALSFAKQLERLCQNLHSKFSSDDAQEVMHMLTKCLHLVETVLTEIQASVLKTLMDRFEWWDEVSDWLREKTALLKREAELVVKLTGQSVEPLRSDEHLEKPMNEFKMSVTEELQQWIDEIRRLTDELSRKHCDKVCMRRKMMMKAQSSDWPQSDTCADVHQMLQVLMDLQVTRWNQWRDFELQQDARITDTLCERWRSLCGKCTGRLTDLSTEFFESNIPAGCAPSTDFCQSVLKSINLSVTNQMHREERHTHTHLQKLREQLQRCRQVWTEEEALALCCLNHFGEEQRKIVMTMVSRNSHVNESCARIEDQHHLLILEFQRILAARYFYLRTVREMQLTQLKIDSDAQNSDTSPGEAAAIGQNLRHEQLSELETAAEMLQDHAHFLFGHALAQTVRLKMSRVSAGDAVWTDRCVKEGLIDALCESVYVTRDSVLSLIREYYTRIQHIAMTTLQQLRPSPNRRTCTKALQTELKRWAGKPNSTELLHRIAELKKKCLIEFEKEQHHSPVQTHTYRRELMDEEEAFIRRLAALARVSLDNISKDYMTGPEVEQSHSLHH comes from the exons ATGTCTGGGATGCCCTTTAACGCTTCATCTGATGCGTGCTTGAGCGATGTCTTGATTGAGCTGACAGAGCCTCTGCGCGTGCTGTCGGCTCCGGTAACGGGCACCGCGGCGTCGGGTGTTTGTCTCGCGCTGGTCGTGGCTGCACTCGTTTACATGTGTTACCGGAAGAGG TTGAAGGGAGTACAGAGACGTCAGGAGGTGTGTGAGCAGGACGGCCAGAGCCAGAGATCACAACCAGCTAAAAGA GTTGACCCTCAGCTGACAGTAAACACTGATGTCGCTGCATTTGCTCTGAAGGCACGGGTCGTCTACCCCATTAACCAGCGATACAGA CCATTAGCAGATGGGGCGTCTAACCCCTCCCTGCATGAGAAGTGCCCAGGACCGCCCAACAGGGACTCTGCATCGTCATCGGGTGATGATTGGCTGAGCCAGGAGAGGGACAATGATGAAAGCATTCAGTTTTTGATGTGCAGCTCCGCCTCTAAAGCACACACCAGCCACCTGTACAAGAGAGTCCAGTATTACCCACAAACACTTGGTCAATCACG gaCCAGTTTGCTGTGTTTGACTTTACAGGAACTGCAGCTTTACACCACACAACTACAGCAGGAGAAATACAGG ATTTTCCTGTGGATTTTAGGAGTTTTGTTGGGTGACAGAGAGCATGCTGACATCATCAATGCTCAACAGCAGCAG GAAGTAGAGATGCTGAAGAAAGAGATGCCCGAGGATATGCAAGTGGAGTCTGATACACACATGTCCTCTGTAGAGGAAGTGGAGAAAACAGGAAGACACAAACTCTCTCACTCCCTGCATATG GCCCTGAGTTTTGCAAAGCAGTTGGAGCGTCTCTGTCAGAACCTTCACAGCAAGTTTAGCAGTGATGATGCACAGGAAGTGATGCATATGTTAACGAAATGCCTGCATTTGGTGGAGACCGTTCTTACTGAGATCCAGGCGTCTGTTCTGAAG ACGCTGATGGACAGGTTTGAGTGGTGGGACGAAGTGTCCGACTGGCTGAGAGAGAAGACTGCACTCCTAAAACGGGAGGCGGAGCTTGTGGTTAAGCTCACGGGCCAATCAGTGGAGCCGCTGAGATCTGATGAACATTTGGAGAAACCGATGAATGAATTTAAGATGTCGGTTACCGAGGAACTCCAGCAGTGGATTGATG aGATCAGGCGTCTGACTGATGAACTCTCACGTAAACACTGTGATAAGGTGTGTATGAggaggaagatgatgatgaaGGCTCAGAGCTCGGACTGGCCGCAGTCAGACACGTGCGCAGATGTTCATCAGATGCTGCAG GTGTTGATGGATCTGCAGGTGACTCGCTGGAATCAATGGAGAGACTTTGAGCTTCAACAGGATGCAAGAATTACTGACACTTTGTGTGAACGCTGGAGA AGTTTGTGTGGTAAATGTACCGGACGCTTGACTGATCTGAGCACAGAGTTTTTTGAAAGCAACATTCCTGCTGGCTGCGCCCCATCAACAGACTTCTGCCAATCAGTGCTGAAGAGCATAAATCTCTCAGTGACCAATCAGATGCATCGAGAGGAGagacacacccacacacacctGCAGAAGCTACGAGAGCAGCTGCAGCGATGCAGACAG GTGTGGACTGAGGAAGAAGCTTTGGCTTTGTGCTGCCTGAATCACTTTGGAGAAGAGCAGCGTAAGATTGTGATGACGATGGTGTCCAGGAATTCACACGTGAATGAGAG TTGTGCTCGGATCGAGGACCAGCACCATCTTTTGATTCTGGAGTTTCAGAGGATTTTGGCAGCGAGATATTTTTACCTGCGAACAGTGAGAGAGATGCAGCTGACCCAGCTTAAAATAGACTCTGATGCACAG AATTCTGACACATCTCCTGGCGAGGCAGCTGCGATTGGTCAGAACCTTCGTCACGAGCAGCTGTCAGAGCTAGAGACTGCGGCTGAGATGCTGCAAGACCACGCCCACTTTCTGTTTGGCCACGCCCTCGCCCAGACTGTGAGGCTGAAGATGAGCCGTGTGTCCGCGGGAGATGCGGTGTGGACGGACAGATGTGTGAAG GAAGGGCTTATTGACGCACTCTGTGAAAGTGTCTATGTGACGCGGGATTCTGTTCTCTCTCTCATCCGTGAATATTACACTCGGATCCAGCACATCGCCATGACAACGCTGCAGCAGCTACGACCCTCACCCA ACAGGAGGACCTGTACTAAAGCTTTACAGACAGAACTCAAAAGATGGGCTGGAAAACCCAACTCTACTGAATTACTTCACAG GATTGCTGAGCTAAAGAAAAAGTGTCTGATTGAGTTTGAAAAGGAGCAGCATCACAGTCCGGTGCAAACACACACCTACAGACGAGAACTCATG gaTGAAGAGGAGGCCTTTATACGTCGACTGGCAGCTCTGGCACGTGTGTCTCTTGACAACATAAGTAAAGATTATATGACAG GACCTGAAGTGGAACAATCACATTCACTTCATCATTAA